A stretch of Anaerobiospirillum thomasii DNA encodes these proteins:
- the nhaB gene encoding sodium/proton antiporter NhaB, which produces MENTSYIRSFGLTFLGDSPGWYKMFIIACLVINPLLTFFVSPVLAGWFLVLEFIFTLAMALKCYPLQPGGLLAIEACFIGLCDMEHVRHEIGANLEVILLLMFMVAGIHFVRDLLMFIFTKILVKLKSHVTIALMFSFLGAFLSAFLDALTVLAVVISIAIGMYSLYHRTICGDAATARLSDDRYVPKEMAGDLDQFRAFLRSILMHAAVGTALGGVCTIVGEPQNIIVGNIAGWSFVEFALRVSPVSVPVVICGFLTCFIIEKFKLFGFGQQMPESVRSILVAQDKKVTENLTSRDKLKLIIQGICCIWLVLALALHLAAVGLIGLSVIILATSFCGITSEEEIGKAFTESLPFCSLLCVFFTVVTVISQQELFVPLINWVLSTSPEAQLPIFYMANGILSSVSDNVFVATIYIEQVHDAFSAGVISQEQFDHLAVAINTGTNLPSVATPNGQAAFLFLLTSALAPLIRLPYLKMMWMALPYTIVLTLVGLIGTWFFLPPVTEMLHASGLI; this is translated from the coding sequence ATGGAGAATACATCGTACATCAGATCTTTTGGTCTAACATTTTTAGGAGATTCTCCTGGCTGGTATAAGATGTTTATCATCGCCTGCCTTGTCATAAACCCTCTCCTGACTTTCTTTGTCTCTCCTGTCTTAGCCGGATGGTTTTTAGTTCTTGAATTTATCTTTACCCTGGCTATGGCCTTAAAATGCTACCCACTTCAGCCAGGCGGACTTTTAGCCATCGAGGCCTGCTTTATTGGCCTTTGCGATATGGAGCATGTTCGCCACGAAATAGGAGCCAATCTTGAGGTTATTCTGCTTTTGATGTTCATGGTGGCTGGCATTCACTTTGTGCGTGATCTACTCATGTTTATCTTTACCAAGATCCTTGTAAAGTTAAAGTCCCATGTCACAATTGCCCTGATGTTCTCATTTTTAGGAGCTTTCCTTTCAGCCTTCCTTGATGCTCTTACCGTGCTTGCTGTGGTCATTTCCATTGCCATTGGCATGTACTCACTCTATCACAGAACTATTTGCGGCGATGCTGCCACGGCCCGTCTGTCAGATGACAGATATGTACCAAAGGAGATGGCAGGCGATCTTGATCAGTTCAGAGCCTTTTTACGCTCAATTTTAATGCATGCTGCTGTAGGTACCGCTCTTGGCGGCGTATGTACTATAGTAGGTGAGCCTCAGAATATTATTGTGGGCAATATTGCAGGATGGTCCTTTGTTGAATTTGCCCTGCGCGTCTCCCCTGTATCAGTACCTGTGGTTATCTGCGGCTTTTTAACCTGCTTTATTATTGAAAAATTCAAACTCTTTGGCTTTGGTCAGCAAATGCCTGAGTCTGTACGCAGCATTCTCGTGGCACAGGATAAAAAGGTTACAGAAAATCTCACCAGCCGTGATAAGTTAAAGCTTATCATTCAGGGTATATGCTGCATCTGGCTGGTGCTGGCTTTAGCTCTGCACCTGGCTGCCGTAGGTCTTATCGGTCTGTCTGTAATTATTCTTGCCACCTCATTTTGTGGTATCACCTCTGAAGAGGAAATTGGCAAGGCCTTTACTGAATCACTGCCGTTTTGCTCACTGCTGTGCGTATTTTTCACCGTAGTTACCGTAATCTCTCAGCAGGAGCTGTTTGTACCTTTAATCAATTGGGTACTCTCAACCTCTCCAGAGGCTCAGCTGCCTATTTTCTATATGGCCAACGGTATATTATCTTCAGTATCTGACAACGTCTTTGTGGCCACCATCTATATTGAGCAGGTGCACGATGCCTTTAGCGCCGGTGTCATATCACAAGAGCAGTTTGATCATTTAGCTGTGGCCATCAATACAGGTACCAATCTGCCATCTGTTGCCACACCAAATGGACAGGCCGCCTTCCTGTTCCTGCTTACATCAGCCCTGGCACCGCTTATCAGACTGCCATATTTAAAGATGATGTGGATGGCTCTGCCATATACCATTGTCCTGACTCTGGTCGGACTTATAGGCACATGGTTCTTCCTGCCTCCTGTGACTGAGATGCTTCACGCCTCAGGTCTTATATAG
- the dsbB gene encoding disulfide bond formation protein DsbB: MIHILQKLSSSRFIWLCLLLTGIALEGAGLYFQYTLRLDPCVNCVYERALYLSFIIAGLIGFINPIFIITRFLAILTFLSGSAGGVYIAYRHLKEYYSDNPFGQACSLKANFPDFLPLDEYLPWMFAPQGTCSPVDWELLSLSMPQWIFASFVTGTIVSLSFLICQFFKRKRRDYIDLYK; the protein is encoded by the coding sequence GTGATACATATTCTGCAAAAGCTCTCAAGTTCGCGTTTTATCTGGCTCTGTCTTTTGCTTACAGGTATTGCACTTGAAGGTGCCGGACTTTACTTTCAATACACTCTGCGTCTTGATCCATGTGTCAACTGTGTCTATGAAAGAGCTCTGTATTTAAGCTTTATCATTGCAGGCCTTATAGGTTTTATCAATCCAATTTTTATTATTACAAGATTTCTTGCCATTTTAACCTTTCTGTCAGGCTCGGCAGGCGGTGTATACATTGCCTATCGCCATTTAAAAGAGTATTATTCTGACAATCCTTTTGGCCAGGCATGCTCATTAAAAGCCAATTTCCCAGATTTTCTGCCACTTGATGAATATCTGCCATGGATGTTTGCACCGCAGGGCACCTGCTCCCCTGTCGACTGGGAGCTTTTATCTTTATCTATGCCGCAATGGATTTTTGCAAGTTTTGTCACCGGTACCATAGTCTCACTGAGCTTTTTAATCTGCCAGTTTTTTAAACGTAAAAGACGCGATTATATAGATTTATATAAATAG
- a CDS encoding hybrid sensor histidine kinase/response regulator, whose translation MSKLFRRLFLTYHGILFILFCCFLALTVYVYSLYSTNLNDEISRDHAIKASNISDSLIQIHTNNLDVIADFCDDFINLVPNFKNPDSTINKRLLNNFLLDCLRRSHSLMPELPISLFILMDNYVYSPMIDTERVQQVVKDRPWYELALKANKEVVVTDVYNDIFTGNKIITLVKSLSHQNSMLLVDIQLNNLIIDNYFNNIPKNVQVFILDKNKKIIFFRHNEKLTYNHASTYLKNIFKRYPLEGFIDHSQTFEGLDQENYVGYAYQSRKNGYTTFVVSNTSDTYSVFKDNKHIFIFISTMALALTAIMFIRESIFKLRIRTKANILMALGNIYSDIIYINLNKDTFKNYKGHGPISFDMESDKYSDLFNIIVSEVDEPYRDNFASHFSIEAIRHMAKDHRITYDLDVKVSFGSTSSQWYRFTVLFKDAFDTSDTVLCIRSIDMQKTQEIKEQSLLQDAIESSLNHERDKNNFLSAMSHDMRTPINGILGLCAIGKYSVEDKHKTANIYSKIEGISGQLLQIINEILEASNIEAQSKLNIVNSDLRAFLNNKLEMFEYMAEHQEKNFSAHIDIRHTYVRMDEQKLTHILENLISNAFKYSNVNCDITVSVKEIDDRDYTYIFTVKDNGIGMSQEYLKTVFNVYSRENRKDQVEGTGLGMPIVKNLINKMHGTIDIKSKLNEGTTITFALHLAPATTNSDDNDANIHEDLALNTDKTSADKDSQEAVEIKNYGSKEQLHVLVAEDNDLNLDIVTELLGMHNIKVTGACNGQKAFDIYYRQKSFTFDAILMDMRMPVLDGVSTTRLIRECGKEDCKIIPILALTANTSTEDIVNVHNCGMNAHIAKPIDYDLLIKTMLGLIDKAKAQRVVTLSL comes from the coding sequence ATGAGTAAACTGTTCAGACGACTTTTTCTTACCTATCACGGCATACTTTTTATACTTTTTTGCTGTTTTCTGGCCCTTACTGTATATGTCTACTCCCTGTACAGCACCAATTTAAATGATGAAATATCAAGAGATCATGCTATAAAAGCCAGCAATATCTCAGACTCATTAATTCAGATACACACCAATAATCTTGATGTTATTGCAGACTTCTGCGATGACTTTATCAATCTGGTGCCTAATTTTAAAAACCCTGATTCAACCATAAACAAAAGGCTTTTAAATAATTTTCTTTTAGACTGTCTGCGTCGTTCCCACTCTCTGATGCCAGAGCTGCCTATATCGCTCTTTATCCTTATGGATAATTATGTCTACTCGCCTATGATTGACACCGAGAGAGTTCAGCAGGTAGTAAAGGACAGACCCTGGTATGAATTGGCACTAAAGGCCAATAAAGAAGTAGTCGTTACCGATGTCTACAATGATATTTTCACCGGCAATAAAATCATTACCCTGGTCAAATCCCTGTCACACCAAAACTCCATGCTGCTTGTAGATATTCAGCTTAACAATCTTATTATTGACAATTACTTTAACAATATTCCCAAAAATGTACAGGTTTTCATTTTAGATAAAAACAAGAAAATCATATTTTTCAGACATAACGAAAAGCTGACCTACAATCACGCAAGTACATATCTTAAAAATATCTTCAAAAGATATCCTCTCGAGGGTTTTATTGATCACAGTCAGACCTTTGAAGGTCTTGATCAAGAAAACTATGTAGGCTATGCCTATCAGAGCAGGAAAAACGGCTACACCACCTTTGTAGTGTCAAATACCTCTGATACCTACTCTGTCTTTAAGGACAACAAGCATATTTTCATCTTTATAAGCACCATGGCATTAGCCTTAACTGCCATTATGTTTATACGAGAGAGTATCTTCAAACTGCGCATACGCACCAAGGCCAATATTCTTATGGCCCTTGGCAATATCTACAGTGACATTATCTATATCAATCTTAACAAGGATACCTTTAAAAACTACAAGGGACATGGACCTATAAGTTTTGATATGGAGTCTGACAAATACAGCGATCTGTTTAATATTATTGTCAGTGAGGTGGATGAGCCTTACAGAGACAACTTTGCCTCCCACTTTTCCATTGAGGCCATACGGCATATGGCCAAGGATCACAGAATTACCTATGATCTTGATGTCAAAGTCTCCTTTGGCAGTACCAGTTCGCAGTGGTACCGCTTTACTGTCTTATTCAAAGATGCTTTTGACACCAGTGATACTGTCTTGTGCATACGCTCTATAGATATGCAGAAAACCCAGGAAATCAAAGAGCAGAGCCTGCTGCAGGATGCTATTGAAAGCTCTTTAAACCATGAAAGAGATAAAAACAATTTCCTCTCTGCCATGTCTCATGATATGCGTACTCCTATCAATGGTATTTTAGGTCTGTGCGCCATTGGCAAATATTCTGTGGAGGATAAACACAAAACTGCCAATATCTACAGCAAGATTGAGGGTATATCCGGTCAGCTTTTACAGATCATAAATGAAATACTTGAGGCCTCAAATATTGAGGCTCAGTCCAAGCTTAATATTGTCAACTCCGATTTAAGAGCCTTTCTTAACAATAAACTTGAGATGTTTGAGTACATGGCTGAACATCAGGAGAAGAACTTTAGTGCCCATATTGATATACGCCATACCTATGTGCGCATGGACGAGCAGAAGCTGACCCATATTCTTGAAAATCTCATCTCCAATGCCTTTAAGTATTCAAATGTTAACTGCGACATTACAGTAAGCGTCAAGGAGATTGATGATAGAGACTATACCTATATCTTTACAGTCAAGGACAATGGCATTGGTATGTCACAGGAATATTTAAAGACTGTCTTTAATGTCTACTCCCGTGAAAACAGAAAAGATCAGGTCGAAGGTACAGGTCTTGGCATGCCTATTGTTAAAAACCTTATCAACAAGATGCATGGCACCATTGATATCAAGAGTAAGTTAAATGAAGGCACCACCATAACCTTTGCCCTCCATCTTGCTCCTGCCACAACCAATAGCGATGATAATGATGCGAATATACATGAAGATCTTGCTTTAAATACAGATAAGACAAGTGCTGATAAGGATAGTCAAGAAGCAGTTGAGATTAAAAATTATGGCAGTAAAGAGCAGCTGCATGTGCTTGTAGCTGAGGATAATGATCTTAATTTGGACATAGTCACCGAACTTTTAGGTATGCACAATATCAAGGTCACAGGCGCCTGCAATGGACAAAAGGCCTTTGATATTTACTACAGACAAAAGAGCTTTACCTTTGATGCTATCCTGATGGACATGCGTATGCCTGTTTTAGATGGTGTCTCAACTACAAGACTTATAAGAGAGTGTGGCAAGGAAGACTGTAAAATCATCCCTATTCTGGCTCTTACAGCCAATACCTCAACTGAAGATATTGTAAATGTACACAACTGCGGCATGAATGCCCATATAGCAAAGCCTATAGATTATGACCTTTTAATTAAAACCATGTTAGGTCTTATTGACAAGGCTAAAGCGCAGAGAGTTGTGACACTTTCACTCTGA
- a CDS encoding TatD family hydrolase: protein MTFLVDSHCHLGSLKFPAKTALNLDEIISRAHKAGVSHMLSVACMPSEFYEMIDKIKNYKGIYTACGVHPLNLEEAGDWSEEQLKECLSHDSVVALGETGLDYFYAEDSKGQQLDSFARQIALAHELSLPLIIHAREAHKDTVALMQSGNARDVGGVMHCFCDGVQMARECLDMGFYISFSGIATFKAGDNVREVIKYVPDDRMLVETDCPYLAPVPVRGYDNEPAYVHYTLDFIAKFKGVDKKYLAERTSQNFMDLFNVKLEELHHQDVPSSDNKIEPLLRSPL from the coding sequence ATGACATTTTTAGTTGATTCACATTGTCATTTAGGCAGTCTTAAATTTCCAGCAAAGACTGCCTTAAATTTAGATGAGATAATATCAAGAGCTCATAAAGCAGGTGTCAGCCATATGTTAAGCGTAGCCTGTATGCCATCTGAATTTTATGAGATGATAGATAAAATAAAAAACTATAAGGGCATATATACAGCCTGTGGAGTACATCCTTTAAATCTTGAGGAGGCCGGAGACTGGAGCGAGGAGCAGTTAAAAGAATGTCTGTCCCATGACAGTGTAGTGGCGCTGGGTGAGACAGGCCTTGATTACTTTTATGCAGAGGATAGCAAGGGGCAGCAGCTTGATTCTTTTGCAAGACAGATAGCTCTTGCCCATGAGTTATCACTGCCTCTTATTATTCATGCCCGTGAGGCCCACAAGGATACAGTGGCATTAATGCAAAGTGGAAATGCCCGTGATGTGGGGGGCGTCATGCACTGCTTCTGCGATGGGGTGCAGATGGCCCGTGAATGTCTTGATATGGGTTTTTATATTTCATTTTCAGGTATAGCCACCTTTAAGGCAGGAGACAATGTCAGAGAGGTGATAAAGTATGTGCCAGATGATCGCATGCTAGTAGAGACAGACTGCCCATATCTGGCCCCAGTTCCTGTCAGAGGCTATGACAATGAGCCTGCCTATGTTCACTATACTCTTGATTTTATTGCAAAATTCAAAGGTGTAGATAAAAAGTATCTGGCAGAGCGCACCTCACAAAACTTTATGGATCTCTTTAATGTAAAGCTTGAAGAACTGCACCATCAGGATGTGCCATCCTCTGATAATAAGATTGAGCCTTTGTTAAGATCTCCTCTATAA
- a CDS encoding NAD-dependent epimerase/dehydratase family protein, with amino-acid sequence MKKVLVTGAAGFIGFNLCKAFLDKGYKVIGIDNLNSFIYSARYKYNRLKTLGFREDDLEKGNVISIDDMEFHRLDVEDAPAIRALILDGDFDCIVHAASLGSVALADKSPYAYIKATTLGFLNIIDAIRESSTQPSFMYLSDIVATNFAYNGQGYNHNGTRFSIYTSGKAMEHCLSASYAKTHDLYIKAFNLCEIYGPYDRPDSYLYSICTDVFNNEDSRQSDEKADLVFIDDVTDFIVKIMESTGRTDGGGVFEQYNICSGKTVSRRNMLKAVHNIIVSLDNDEKIGTNVIEYDKVSHDFEPSEAITDFVAATDFIDGFVNVFKRYIDKS; translated from the coding sequence ATGAAAAAGGTACTTGTGACAGGAGCTGCGGGATTTATTGGTTTTAATCTGTGTAAGGCGTTTTTAGACAAGGGCTATAAAGTTATAGGCATAGATAATTTAAACAGTTTTATATATTCAGCGCGCTATAAATACAATAGATTAAAAACCTTAGGTTTTAGAGAAGATGATCTTGAAAAAGGCAATGTTATAAGTATAGACGATATGGAGTTTCACCGTCTTGATGTAGAAGATGCCCCAGCCATAAGAGCCCTGATCCTTGATGGCGATTTTGACTGTATAGTACATGCAGCTTCTCTTGGCAGTGTAGCTCTGGCAGATAAAAGCCCTTATGCCTATATAAAAGCAACAACTCTTGGCTTTTTAAATATTATAGATGCCATACGTGAAAGCAGTACACAACCTTCTTTTATGTATCTTAGCGATATTGTAGCTACAAACTTTGCCTATAACGGGCAAGGTTATAATCACAATGGCACACGCTTTAGCATCTATACCTCTGGCAAGGCTATGGAGCATTGCCTGTCTGCCTCCTATGCTAAAACTCATGATCTTTACATCAAGGCTTTTAATCTTTGCGAAATATACGGCCCATATGACAGACCTGACAGCTATCTTTACAGTATCTGCACTGATGTCTTTAACAATGAGGACAGCAGGCAAAGTGATGAAAAAGCCGATCTTGTTTTTATAGACGATGTGACTGACTTTATTGTAAAGATCATGGAGAGTACAGGCAGGACAGATGGTGGCGGCGTGTTTGAGCAGTACAATATATGTTCTGGCAAAACAGTGTCACGGCGCAATATGCTAAAGGCTGTGCACAATATTATTGTAAGTCTTGATAATGATGAAAAAATTGGAACTAATGTTATTGAGTATGATAAAGTAAGCCATGATTTTGAGCCATCAGAGGCCATAACTGATTTTGTGGCGGCAACTGACTTTATCGATGGCTTCGTAAATGTCTTTAAACGGTATATTGATAAAAGTTAA
- a CDS encoding histidine triad nucleotide-binding protein produces MMEETIFTKIINGTIPSTLIYHDDLVSAFADIAPKAPHHILIVTNKPIPSVAHVEAEDEAALGRLFTAARKIATDLGVNEKGYRLIVNVGEDGGQEVPHIHMHLLAGDKLGGMGFPQSK; encoded by the coding sequence ATTATGGAAGAGACAATTTTTACTAAAATTATCAATGGCACTATACCTTCAACTCTGATTTATCATGATGATCTGGTATCTGCCTTTGCAGATATTGCCCCAAAAGCTCCACACCATATTTTAATTGTCACCAACAAACCTATTCCATCTGTAGCTCATGTAGAGGCAGAGGATGAGGCAGCTTTGGGCCGTCTGTTTACAGCAGCCCGCAAGATTGCAACCGATCTGGGTGTCAATGAAAAGGGCTATCGTCTTATTGTCAATGTAGGTGAAGACGGTGGTCAGGAAGTACCGCATATTCACATGCATCTGCTGGCAGGCGATAAACTTGGCGGTATGGGTTTCCCTCAGAGCAAGTAA
- a CDS encoding ATP-binding cassette domain-containing protein: MISLNDLTLMRGSRTLIEGASATIYPKHKVGIIGSNGCGKSTLFEAIKGNLSPEKGSINVPKNLRISSVAQQTPSLEREAIEYVIDGDQVLRSLQKEKEQAYALGDGEKIALIEDNLGIAGAWTINSRAASLMHGLGFAQDELKKSVRDFSGGWRMRLNLAQALIAPSDLLLLDEPTNHLDLDTILFLESYLKGYSGTLLCISHDRDFLDSFCSDILHFENSRVVMYTGNYSDYERLRAERIKAEKATRKKEEQILAHMQSFVDRFRYKASKSKQAQSLLKAIDKMQLTAVTQEESPFSFSFAKPERTVDVIATIDNLDAGYDSNVVLKNISLELFAGDRIGLLGKNGQGKSTFIKTLCSQLEPLKGTVTLGRGIKIGYFAQHELESLNENETALWHIQRLDPKASERDIRSFLGSFAFSQEKALSPVKTMSGGEQARLALAVIAYQKPNLLLLDEPTNHLDLKTREALSVALSAYDGALVLVSHDRHLLEVIADKLWLIDNGSISEFNGDLDDYKEYLSKSHKAYTDSLKEKDEAKTAPSLSASSHKSKEQKREMAMFRAALKPYKDKIAKIEKQMDKLKDAISELDDKMADESFYAQSKDIIEQSLKQRSDLSLELEQCEMDYLESLEELETIETRGYI; encoded by the coding sequence GTGATATCACTAAACGATCTGACCTTGATGCGCGGCAGCAGAACCTTAATTGAAGGTGCCAGCGCCACTATCTACCCTAAACACAAAGTTGGCATCATAGGCTCTAACGGCTGTGGCAAATCCACATTGTTTGAGGCCATTAAAGGCAATCTGAGTCCTGAAAAAGGCTCTATCAATGTACCTAAGAATCTGCGCATCTCATCTGTAGCACAGCAGACCCCTTCACTTGAACGTGAGGCAATTGAATATGTTATAGATGGCGACCAGGTACTGCGTTCTTTACAAAAGGAAAAAGAACAGGCCTATGCTCTAGGTGACGGCGAGAAAATTGCTCTTATTGAGGATAATCTTGGTATTGCAGGGGCCTGGACTATAAACTCACGAGCCGCCTCTTTAATGCATGGTCTTGGCTTTGCACAGGATGAGCTTAAAAAGAGTGTCAGGGATTTTTCAGGTGGCTGGAGAATGCGTTTGAATCTGGCTCAGGCTTTAATAGCACCATCTGATCTGCTGCTTTTAGATGAACCTACCAATCACCTTGATCTTGATACCATTTTATTTTTAGAGTCCTACCTTAAAGGCTATAGCGGTACACTTTTGTGTATATCCCATGACCGTGATTTTCTTGATTCATTCTGCAGCGACATACTGCATTTTGAAAATTCGCGTGTGGTTATGTACACAGGTAATTACTCAGATTATGAAAGACTGCGCGCCGAGAGAATCAAGGCAGAAAAGGCCACACGCAAAAAAGAAGAGCAGATTTTAGCGCATATGCAGTCCTTTGTAGATCGCTTCAGATACAAGGCCTCCAAATCCAAGCAGGCTCAGAGTCTTCTAAAGGCCATAGATAAAATGCAGCTTACTGCTGTGACACAGGAGGAGTCACCCTTCTCCTTCTCCTTTGCAAAACCAGAGCGCACTGTAGATGTTATTGCCACAATTGATAATCTTGATGCAGGCTATGACAGTAATGTAGTGCTAAAAAATATATCACTTGAGCTTTTTGCAGGTGACAGAATAGGCCTTTTAGGTAAAAACGGTCAGGGTAAGTCCACCTTTATTAAAACCCTGTGCTCACAGCTTGAACCGCTAAAAGGAACAGTAACCCTGGGCAGAGGTATTAAAATTGGCTATTTTGCCCAGCATGAGCTTGAGTCATTAAATGAAAATGAAACAGCACTGTGGCATATTCAAAGGCTTGATCCTAAAGCCTCAGAGCGCGACATCCGCTCCTTTTTAGGCTCCTTTGCCTTTTCACAGGAAAAGGCCCTCTCCCCTGTCAAAACCATGTCAGGCGGCGAGCAGGCCCGTCTGGCTCTTGCTGTTATTGCCTATCAAAAGCCAAATCTGCTGCTGCTTGACGAGCCTACCAACCACCTTGATCTTAAAACACGTGAGGCATTGTCGGTGGCCCTGTCAGCCTATGACGGTGCTCTGGTTTTAGTCTCGCATGACAGGCATTTACTTGAGGTTATTGCAGATAAGCTGTGGCTTATTGACAATGGCAGCATCAGCGAGTTTAACGGCGATCTTGATGATTATAAAGAATATCTGTCAAAGTCACACAAGGCCTACACTGATTCTTTAAAAGAAAAGGATGAGGCAAAAACAGCCCCGTCGCTCTCTGCATCATCGCATAAAAGTAAAGAGCAAAAAAGAGAGATGGCCATGTTCAGAGCCGCTCTTAAGCCTTACAAGGATAAAATTGCTAAAATTGAAAAACAGATGGACAAGCTTAAAGATGCCATAAGTGAGCTTGATGACAAGATGGCAGATGAGAGCTTTTATGCACAGTCAAAGGATATTATTGAGCAGTCTTTAAAGCAGAGATCGGATCTTAGCCTTGAGCTTGAGCAATGTGAAATGGATTATCTTGAGTCTCTTGAGGAGCTTGAGACTATTGAAACAAGAGGATATATATAA
- a CDS encoding 23S rRNA (adenine(2030)-N(6))-methyltransferase RlmJ, protein MLSYRHAFHAGNHADVLKHMVLCLLLRHLNKKDKPYAVLDTHAGAGMYALNQAYAQKNSEYMSGIGKILHHRELRDLVPEYYQVIDSINTSKSGINFYPGSPLFSCALSRESERIYLCELHSAEFETVYKNFKRDRRVSINHTDGFEAMKSMLPLNPKRGLCLIDPSYELKSDYTMVLKALKTGLSRFPTGIFAIWYPVLGKIKDHSKNLTFDIKRTNAPLLQVELNIDGQSDDFGMNGSGMLIVNYPYGLYEELEQIMGPLFTALKDGKGSARLRILNEKD, encoded by the coding sequence ATGTTAAGTTATCGTCACGCCTTTCATGCCGGCAATCATGCTGATGTGCTAAAGCATATGGTTTTATGCCTTTTGTTACGCCATTTAAATAAAAAGGACAAGCCCTATGCCGTTTTAGATACACATGCAGGCGCCGGTATGTATGCCCTCAATCAGGCCTATGCTCAGAAAAACAGTGAATATATGAGCGGTATAGGCAAAATTCTGCATCATAGAGAGCTAAGAGATCTAGTACCTGAGTATTATCAGGTTATAGACAGTATCAATACTTCAAAATCAGGCATTAATTTCTATCCAGGATCTCCTTTATTTTCCTGCGCCCTCTCACGTGAGAGCGAGCGTATCTATCTGTGTGAGCTGCACAGTGCTGAATTTGAGACTGTGTATAAAAACTTTAAAAGAGACAGACGCGTGAGCATCAATCACACTGACGGTTTTGAGGCCATGAAGAGTATGCTGCCTTTAAATCCAAAGCGTGGTCTGTGTCTTATCGATCCATCATACGAGCTCAAGAGCGATTATACTATGGTCTTAAAGGCTCTAAAGACAGGTCTTAGCCGTTTTCCTACAGGCATTTTTGCCATATGGTACCCTGTGCTTGGCAAGATTAAAGATCACTCTAAAAATCTGACCTTTGATATAAAGCGTACCAATGCACCATTGCTACAGGTTGAGCTTAATATTGACGGACAGAGTGATGATTTTGGTATGAATGGCTCTGGCATGCTTATTGTCAATTATCCATATGGACTGTATGAAGAGCTAGAGCAGATTATGGGACCTTTATTCACTGCCCTTAAAGACGGCAAGGGCAGTGCCAGATTAAGGATACTCAACGAAAAAGACTAG
- the sucD gene encoding succinate--CoA ligase subunit alpha, which produces MSILVNKDTKVICQGFTGSQGTAHSEQCLAYGTRLVGGVTPGRGGSTHLDLPVFNTVKEAVATTGATTSMIFVPPPFAADSILEAIDAGIELIICITEGIPVVDMLKVRARLRPTKTRLIGPNCPGVVTPGECKVGIMPGYIHTKGKVGIVSRSGTLTYEAVKQTTDAGFGQSTCVGIGGDPVQGSNFVDILELFEQDDETEAVVMVGEIGGSAEQEAAAWIKEHMTKPVVSYIAGATAPKGQRMGHAGAIISGGQGTALAKQQALRDAGVFVVPTAADIADGLREATGWN; this is translated from the coding sequence ATGAGTATATTAGTTAACAAAGATACCAAGGTTATCTGTCAGGGCTTTACAGGCTCACAGGGTACAGCTCATTCAGAGCAGTGTCTTGCCTATGGAACCCGTCTTGTAGGCGGTGTGACCCCAGGCCGTGGCGGCAGCACCCATCTTGATTTGCCTGTCTTTAATACAGTAAAGGAGGCCGTTGCCACCACAGGTGCCACCACCTCTATGATTTTTGTGCCGCCTCCATTTGCAGCCGATTCAATTCTAGAGGCCATTGATGCAGGTATTGAGCTTATCATCTGCATTACAGAGGGAATTCCTGTTGTAGATATGTTAAAGGTAAGAGCCCGTTTGCGTCCTACCAAGACCCGTCTTATAGGTCCAAACTGTCCTGGTGTGGTTACCCCAGGTGAGTGCAAGGTAGGTATTATGCCAGGCTATATTCACACCAAGGGCAAGGTGGGTATTGTCTCACGTTCAGGAACTTTGACCTATGAGGCTGTAAAACAGACTACAGATGCAGGCTTTGGTCAGTCAACCTGTGTAGGCATAGGCGGTGATCCTGTGCAGGGCTCAAACTTTGTGGATATCTTAGAGCTCTTTGAGCAGGATGATGAAACAGAAGCTGTAGTTATGGTAGGTGAGATTGGCGGCTCTGCCGAGCAGGAGGCTGCAGCCTGGATTAAAGAGCATATGACCAAGCCTGTTGTATCCTATATTGCAGGTGCCACAGCTCCAAAGGGTCAGAGAATGGGCCATGCCGGCGCCATTATCTCAGGCGGTCAGGGTACAGCTCTTGCCAAGCAGCAGGCACTGCGTGATGCAGGTGTCTTTGTGGTGCCAACAGCTGCCGATATTGCCGATGGCCTGCGCGAGGCCACCGGCTGGAATTAA